The proteins below come from a single Serratia ficaria genomic window:
- the rpoB gene encoding DNA-directed RNA polymerase subunit beta, giving the protein MVYSYTEKKRIRKDFGKRPQVLDIPYLLSIQLDSFQKFIEQDPEGQYGLEAAFRSVFPIQSYSGNSELQYVSYRLGEPVFDVKECQIRGVTFSAPLRVKLRLVIYEREAPEGTVKDIKEQEVYMGEIPLMTENGTFVINGTERVIVSQLHRSPGVFFDSDKGKTHSSGKVLYNARIIPYRGSWLDFEFDPKDNLFVRIDRRRKLPATIILRALNYTTEQILDLFFDKIVFEIRDNKLQMELVPERLRGETASFDIEANGKIYVEKGRRITARHIRQLEKDEIQSIEVPVEYIAGKVVAKDYIDTNTGELICTANMELSLDLLAKLSQSGHKRIETLFTNDLDHGAYISETVRVDPTNDRLSALVEIYRMMRPGEPPTREAAESLFENLFFSEDRYDLSAVGRMKFNRSLLRDEIEGSGILSKDDIIEVMKKLIDIRNGKGEVDDIDHLGNRRIRSVGEMAENQFRVGLVRVERAVKERLSLGDLDTLMPQDMINAKPISAAVKEFFGSSQLSQFMDQNNPLSEITHKRRISALGPGGLTRERAGFEVRDVHPTHYGRVCPIETPEGPNIGLINSLSVYAQTNEYGFLETPYRRVRDGVVTDEINYLSAIEEGNFVIAQANSNLDDEGRFVEDLVTCRSKGESSLFSRDQVDYMDVSTQQVVSVGASLIPFLEHDDANRALMGANMQRQAVPTLRADKPLVGTGMERAVAVDSGVTAVAKRGGVIQYVDASRIVIKVNEDEMYPGEAGIDIYNLTKYTRSNQNTCINQMPCVNLGEPIERGDVLADGPSTDLGELALGQNMRVAFMPWNGYNFEDSILVSERVVQEDRFTTIHIQELACVSRDTKLGPEEITADIPNVGEAALSKLDESGIVYIGAEVTGGDILVGKVTPKGETQLTPEEKLLRAIFGEKASDVKDSSLRVPNGVSGTVIDVQVFTRDGVEKDKRALEIEEMQLKQAKKDLTEELQILEAGLFARIHAVLVAGGVEAEKLSKLPRDRWLELGLTDEEKQNQLEQLAEQYDELKSDFEKKLEAKRRKITQGDDLAPGVLKIVKVYLAVKRQIQPGDKMAGRHGNKGVISKINPIEDMPYDENGTPVDIVLNPLGVPSRMNIGQILETHLGMAAKGIGEKINQMLKQQQEVAKLREFIQKAYDLGDDVCQKVDLNTFTDDEVLRLAENLKKGMPIATPVFDGAKETEIKQLLEMGGIPTSGQITLFDGRTGEQFERQVTVGYMYMLKLNHLVDDKMHARSTGSYSLVTQQPLGGKAQFGGQRFGEMEVWALEAYGAAYTLQEMLTVKSDDVNGRTKMYKNIVDGDHRMEPGMPESFNVLLKEIRSLGINIELEDE; this is encoded by the coding sequence ATGGTTTACTCCTATACCGAGAAAAAACGTATTCGTAAGGATTTTGGTAAGCGTCCACAAGTTCTGGACATACCATATCTCCTTTCTATCCAGCTTGACTCGTTCCAGAAGTTCATCGAGCAAGACCCAGAAGGGCAGTACGGCTTAGAAGCCGCCTTCCGTTCTGTTTTCCCTATCCAGAGCTACAGTGGCAATTCGGAGCTGCAATACGTTAGCTACCGTCTTGGTGAGCCGGTCTTCGACGTCAAAGAGTGCCAGATCCGTGGTGTGACGTTCTCTGCACCGCTGCGCGTAAAACTGCGCCTGGTCATCTATGAGCGTGAAGCTCCGGAAGGTACGGTCAAAGACATCAAGGAACAAGAAGTCTATATGGGCGAAATTCCGCTCATGACCGAAAACGGTACCTTTGTAATCAACGGTACTGAGAGGGTTATCGTATCTCAGCTGCATCGTAGCCCTGGCGTATTCTTTGACAGCGATAAGGGTAAAACCCACTCCTCGGGTAAAGTGCTGTATAACGCACGTATCATTCCTTACCGCGGTTCATGGCTGGATTTCGAGTTTGACCCGAAAGACAACCTGTTCGTGCGTATTGACCGTCGCCGCAAACTGCCTGCGACCATCATTCTGCGCGCGTTGAACTACACCACTGAACAGATCCTCGACCTGTTCTTTGACAAAATTGTTTTCGAGATCCGCGATAACAAGCTGCAGATGGAGCTGGTTCCAGAGCGTCTGCGTGGTGAGACCGCTTCGTTCGATATCGAAGCCAACGGCAAGATCTACGTAGAGAAAGGCCGTCGCATCACCGCTCGTCATATCCGTCAGCTCGAAAAAGACGAAATTCAAAGTATTGAAGTACCGGTTGAGTACATCGCGGGCAAAGTGGTCGCGAAAGACTATATCGATACCAATACCGGCGAACTGATCTGCACAGCCAACATGGAGCTGTCGCTGGATCTGCTGGCCAAGCTGAGCCAGTCTGGCCACAAGCGTATCGAAACGCTGTTCACCAACGATCTGGACCACGGTGCGTACATTTCCGAGACCGTACGCGTCGACCCAACCAACGATCGTCTGAGTGCGCTGGTAGAAATCTACCGCATGATGCGCCCTGGTGAGCCGCCGACGCGCGAAGCCGCCGAAAGCCTGTTCGAGAATCTGTTCTTCTCCGAAGACCGCTACGACCTGTCCGCGGTTGGCCGCATGAAGTTCAACCGTTCTCTGCTGCGTGACGAGATCGAAGGTTCGGGCATCCTGAGCAAAGACGACATCATCGAAGTGATGAAGAAGCTCATCGATATCCGTAACGGTAAAGGTGAAGTGGACGATATCGACCACTTGGGCAACCGTCGTATCCGTTCCGTCGGCGAAATGGCCGAGAACCAGTTCCGCGTCGGTCTGGTGCGCGTTGAGCGTGCGGTGAAAGAGCGTCTGTCCCTGGGCGATCTGGATACCCTGATGCCTCAGGACATGATCAACGCCAAGCCGATTTCGGCGGCGGTGAAAGAGTTCTTCGGCTCCAGCCAGCTGTCTCAGTTTATGGACCAGAACAACCCGTTGTCCGAGATCACGCACAAGCGCCGTATCTCCGCACTGGGCCCGGGCGGTCTGACCCGTGAACGCGCCGGCTTTGAAGTTCGAGACGTACACCCGACTCACTACGGTCGCGTGTGCCCAATCGAAACGCCGGAAGGCCCGAACATCGGTCTGATCAACTCCCTGTCCGTGTACGCACAGACTAACGAGTATGGCTTCCTGGAAACCCCGTACCGCCGCGTGCGCGACGGCGTGGTGACCGATGAAATCAACTACCTGTCTGCTATTGAAGAAGGCAACTTCGTTATCGCTCAGGCGAACTCCAACCTGGATGATGAAGGCCGCTTCGTAGAAGACCTGGTCACCTGTCGTAGCAAAGGCGAATCGAGCCTGTTCAGCCGCGACCAGGTTGACTATATGGACGTATCGACCCAGCAGGTTGTCTCCGTTGGTGCCTCACTGATTCCATTCCTGGAACACGATGACGCCAACCGTGCATTGATGGGTGCGAACATGCAACGTCAGGCGGTTCCAACCCTGCGCGCCGACAAGCCGCTGGTAGGTACCGGTATGGAACGTGCTGTAGCGGTTGACTCCGGCGTTACCGCCGTGGCCAAACGCGGCGGCGTGATCCAGTACGTGGATGCTTCCCGTATCGTTATCAAGGTTAACGAAGACGAGATGTACCCGGGCGAAGCAGGCATCGACATTTATAACCTGACCAAGTACACCCGTTCTAACCAGAACACCTGCATCAACCAGATGCCGTGTGTGAACCTGGGCGAGCCAATCGAGCGCGGCGACGTGCTGGCGGATGGCCCTTCTACGGATCTGGGCGAACTGGCGCTGGGCCAGAACATGCGCGTAGCCTTCATGCCTTGGAACGGCTACAACTTCGAAGACTCCATCTTGGTCTCCGAGCGCGTGGTGCAGGAAGATCGCTTCACCACCATCCACATCCAGGAACTGGCGTGCGTGTCTCGCGACACCAAGCTGGGGCCTGAAGAGATCACCGCCGACATCCCTAACGTGGGTGAAGCTGCGCTCTCCAAGCTGGATGAATCCGGTATCGTGTATATCGGTGCTGAAGTGACCGGTGGCGACATTCTGGTCGGTAAGGTCACGCCGAAAGGCGAAACCCAGCTGACGCCGGAAGAGAAGCTGCTGCGTGCGATCTTCGGTGAGAAAGCGTCTGACGTTAAAGACTCTTCTCTGCGCGTACCAAACGGCGTTTCCGGTACGGTTATCGACGTGCAGGTCTTCACCCGCGATGGCGTGGAAAAAGACAAGCGTGCGTTGGAAATCGAAGAGATGCAGCTGAAGCAGGCGAAGAAAGACCTGACTGAAGAACTGCAGATCCTGGAAGCCGGTCTGTTTGCGCGTATCCACGCGGTGCTGGTTGCCGGCGGCGTCGAAGCCGAGAAGCTGAGCAAGCTGCCACGCGATCGCTGGCTGGAACTGGGCCTGACCGACGAAGAGAAGCAAAACCAGCTGGAACAGCTGGCGGAGCAATACGACGAACTGAAATCCGACTTCGAGAAGAAACTGGAAGCCAAGCGTCGCAAGATCACCCAAGGCGACGATCTGGCACCGGGCGTGCTGAAAATCGTCAAGGTTTATCTGGCCGTTAAACGTCAGATCCAACCGGGTGACAAGATGGCAGGCCGCCACGGTAACAAGGGCGTTATCTCCAAGATCAACCCGATCGAAGATATGCCTTACGATGAAAACGGCACGCCGGTAGACATCGTACTGAACCCGCTGGGCGTACCATCACGTATGAACATCGGTCAGATCCTGGAAACCCACCTGGGTATGGCTGCGAAAGGCATTGGTGAGAAGATCAACCAAATGCTGAAGCAGCAGCAGGAAGTGGCCAAGCTGCGTGAGTTCATCCAGAAGGCCTACGATCTGGGCGACGACGTTTGCCAGAAAGTTGACCTGAACACCTTCACCGACGACGAAGTTCTGCGTCTGGCAGAGAACCTGAAAAAAGGTATGCCGATCGCAACGCCGGTGTTCGATGGTGCGAAAGAGACTGAAATCAAGCAGCTGCTGGAAATGGGCGGGATCCCGACCTCCGGTCAGATTACGCTGTTCGATGGCCGTACCGGTGAGCAGTTCGAGCGCCAGGTTACTGTCGGCTATATGTACATGCTGAAACTGAACCACTTGGTTGACGATAAAATGCACGCCCGTTCAACCGGTTCTTACAGCTTGGTTACTCAGCAGCCTCTGGGTGGTAAAGCGCAGTTCGGTGGTCAACGCTTCGGTGAGATGGAAGTGTGGGCACTGGAAGCATACGGCGCGGCTTATACCCTGCAGGAAATGCTCACCGTTAAGTCGGATGACGTTAACGGCCGTACCAAGATGTACAAAAACATCGTGGATGGCGATCACCGCATGGAACCAGGCATGCCGGAGTCCTTCAACGTACTGTTGAAAGAAATCCGCTCGCTCGGTATCAACATCGAACTGGAAGACGAGTAA